Within the Flavobacterium sp. CG_23.5 genome, the region TTCAGCACCATAAACGGATAAGTACAAATTATAATAGGCAGCATTTTGCAATTTATTAACCAACATCGCAGGATTAGTTATATTCATCTCTAAAGGATTCATAAACGGCTTCTTAGCCTGCTCTTGCAACGTATGTACGCGACCATCCAGAAAGAATCCTCCAAAATAAGTATCTTCCGTTGCATCATATTGCAGTGTAGGGGAATACATAGAATAGGCAATACTCGAGGAATTTCTATTTCCAAAAAGACCATTAACTGCGCCTTCTGAAACAATATTATGATTCAAATCGCTAAAACCAGTTTGAGGATTATGGCAGGTAGCGCAAGATTGTCCAATTGGGTTAGAAAGATTTTGATCAAAAAACAGCTTTTTTCCCAAGGCAACTTTATCAATTGGAGTAATAAAACTATAATCCCTTTCGTTTTCGCATGAGACTAAAACTGCCATTAAAACGATAATTCTTAGGACAAAACCTATTTTTGTTATTACTATATTTTTCATGAATTTTAATCTAATTAATTGAAATGGGCACTAAATCCTAAATAAAAACTTCTCCCAGTTGCAGGAATAATTCCAGGTCCAGGATATTCGTCTGTTCTTCTTGTAAAATAGGCTTTATCAGCAATATTATTTACGCCAAACTTAACTAGGAAATTATTGATCTTGTAGTTTCCGCTAAAATCCAATACAGTATACGAAGGAAGATATCCAGCAATGGGATCGTCACTTTTTACGGCATTTGAGGCATCGCCAAAAGCATCACCAACATAATTCACTTGAAAAGTAGAAGACAATCTTTTGCTGTTATAAATGATTCCAACTCTGTTAATGTTTTTGGCAGCAGCCTCAACACGTTTTCCATTAAACTCCCCTGATTTATATTTCGCATCTATATAAGAATACGAATTAAAAATACTCAATCCATATTTTGAATCTTCATTCAAGTATTTTAAAACATTAAACTCAATGTAGCTTTCCACTCCTTTGTGCACACTGTTGGCAATGTTAGTTCGTACCGTATAATCTTCATTTGTCGTTGGATCAGTTCTTAAAACAACACCAATTCTGTCGTTATAAGCCATAAAAAATCCGCTAACATCAAAATTTAAATAGTTTTTGATGGTTCCTTTATATCCAAAATCAGAATTGTATCCCTTTGCGTCTTTCAAATTTGGGTCTACGAAAGAAGAAATGCCAAGAGGCTCTAATTCAGCATAACTAATAGGTCGGTAAGATTGACTGATATTAGCGTAAATAGAGGTGTTTCTTGTGGGCTTATATTCGGCACCAGTACCAAACAAAGCGAAATACCTATTTCTGCTTTGGTCTGTATTTAACTTGTCGTTTTCTTCAACTTTATATCCCAAAGCCGTCGTATTTAAATACTCAAAACGCACCCCTGGGGTGATCGTAAATTTGTCATTAATTCTAAAGATATTCTCAACAAAAGGAGCAATATTAGTGGTGGTTAAATCAAAATTATAACCCCAATCTCCATTGATTGACAAATCGAAATCTGAATTTGTAGTACCCTCACCACCGCCTAATCTTTTGAACCAAGCATAACTGTGTCTTAAACCTCCGGCAACAGTTGACATTTGATTTCCTAACCCATAAACTTGAGAAACACGCAATTCTGTGGTCACGTTATTCATATTTTCTATCCCAACTTCTCGCGGTACATATTGATTAGTAGCTGGATCAATAGTGTCATCAGCTTCTGGACCCCCATCTTCATTTCTCCAAACCAAAGATCGGTTGCTAAAGAGGTACGATGTTTTTAAACTAATTTTAGTGTTTTCAGACGGAGTATAATTGGCG harbors:
- a CDS encoding TonB-dependent receptor family protein is translated as MKNILLLIMLLVSSIGIAQIAPKDSIKNLDEVIIKGYKTLNGIGHFLDEKDGIIYAGKKTEVIVIDSLDANKAINNTRQILGRIPGLNIVETESSGFTANGIATRGLNPIQSIEMNTRQNGYNVSADTYGYNEAYYLPSMESVTRIEMIRGAASLQFGSQFGGMVNYVLDDAPLNKPFEFKTAQTIGSFGLYNSFNSIGGNYKKWSYYSYIQYRKLDGYRPNSEQWQLSGFGKMQYNASDKLKFGVEYSILRNKLKMPGGLTDEQFQNDPQQSTRTRNWLKTPWNIVTAFANYTPSENTKISLKTSYLFSNRSLVWRNEDGGPEADDTIDPATNQYVPREVGIENMNNVTTELRVSQVYGLGNQMSTVAGGLRHSYAWFKRLGGGEGTTNSDFDLSINGDWGYNFDLTTTNIAPFVENIFRINDKFTITPGVRFEYLNTTALGYKVEENDKLNTDQSRNRYFALFGTGAEYKPTRNTSIYANISQSYRPISYAELEPLGISSFVDPNLKDAKGYNSDFGYKGTIKNYLNFDVSGFFMAYNDRIGVVLRTDPTTNEDYTVRTNIANSVHKGVESYIEFNVLKYLNEDSKYGLSIFNSYSYIDAKYKSGEFNGKRVEAAAKNINRVGIIYNSKRLSSTFQVNYVGDAFGDASNAVKSDDPIAGYLPSYTVLDFSGNYKINNFLVKFGVNNIADKAYFTRRTDEYPGPGIIPATGRSFYLGFSAHFN